A window from Agrobacterium tumefaciens encodes these proteins:
- the kdpA gene encoding potassium-transporting ATPase subunit KdpA: MTLNGWFQVLLFCGIVFALVKPLGFYMARVFNGERTLLSPVLAPVERGLYALAGTSEREEQHWTTYAFSMLLFNLLGFVLLYALMRFQAVLPYNPQAMPAVGPELSFNTAVSFVTNTNWQNYGGESTLSYLTQMAGLTVQNFVSAATGMAIAIGLIRAFSRASGKAIGNFWVDMVRSTLYVLLPLCIVLTLVYVWLGVPQTFGAYVTARTLEGAQQTIAVGPVASQLAIKMLGTNGGGFFNANSAHPFENPDAFSNMIQMVSIFAIGAAFTNVFGRMVGNQRQGWAILAAMGVLFIAGVAVTYWAEAAGNPLMHSFGLAGGNMEGKEVRFGVVLSSLFAVITTAASCGAVNAMHGSFTALGGLVPLINMQLGEVIVGGVGAGFYGILLFIVIAIFVAGLMVGRTPEYLGKKIEAKEMKMAVLAILCLPLAMLAFTATATVLPSAVASIGTAGPHGFSEILYAYTSAAANNGSAFGGLTGNTTWYNITLGLGMLMGRFLVIIPALAIAGSLVTKKTVPASAGTFPTDGPLFVGLLVGTILIVGGLTFLPALALGPVAEHLVMAAGQLF; the protein is encoded by the coding sequence ATGACCCTCAATGGATGGTTTCAGGTCCTGCTTTTCTGCGGGATCGTTTTTGCGCTGGTGAAGCCGCTTGGCTTTTACATGGCGCGTGTCTTCAATGGCGAACGCACCCTGCTGTCGCCGGTTCTAGCACCCGTCGAGCGCGGTCTCTACGCCCTTGCCGGCACCAGCGAGCGCGAGGAGCAGCACTGGACGACCTATGCGTTTTCCATGCTTCTCTTCAACCTTCTCGGTTTCGTCCTGCTTTATGCGCTGATGCGCTTTCAGGCCGTGCTGCCCTATAATCCGCAGGCGATGCCGGCCGTCGGGCCTGAATTGTCCTTCAACACGGCGGTCAGCTTCGTCACCAATACCAACTGGCAGAATTACGGCGGGGAAAGCACCCTGTCCTATCTGACCCAGATGGCGGGTCTCACCGTGCAGAATTTCGTTTCGGCCGCCACGGGCATGGCGATCGCCATCGGCCTCATCCGCGCTTTTTCGCGCGCTTCCGGCAAGGCGATCGGTAATTTCTGGGTGGATATGGTCCGCTCCACGCTCTACGTGCTCCTGCCGCTCTGCATCGTGCTGACGCTCGTTTATGTGTGGCTCGGCGTGCCGCAGACGTTCGGCGCCTATGTCACGGCGCGGACACTGGAAGGCGCGCAGCAGACGATTGCGGTCGGCCCGGTGGCATCGCAACTCGCCATCAAGATGCTCGGAACCAATGGCGGCGGTTTCTTCAATGCCAATTCCGCGCATCCGTTTGAAAACCCTGATGCCTTTTCCAACATGATCCAGATGGTGTCGATCTTTGCGATCGGTGCTGCCTTCACCAATGTCTTCGGCCGCATGGTCGGCAACCAGCGCCAGGGCTGGGCGATCCTCGCCGCCATGGGTGTGCTGTTCATCGCGGGCGTCGCCGTCACCTATTGGGCGGAAGCGGCCGGAAACCCGCTGATGCACAGCTTTGGTCTCGCTGGTGGTAACATGGAGGGTAAGGAAGTCCGCTTCGGCGTGGTGCTCTCGTCGCTCTTTGCGGTGATCACCACGGCTGCATCCTGCGGCGCGGTCAATGCCATGCATGGCAGCTTCACGGCGCTCGGTGGTCTCGTTCCGCTCATCAACATGCAGCTGGGTGAGGTTATCGTTGGCGGTGTCGGCGCGGGTTTCTACGGCATTCTTCTGTTCATCGTCATCGCCATCTTCGTGGCGGGGCTGATGGTCGGCCGCACGCCGGAATATCTCGGAAAGAAGATCGAGGCCAAGGAAATGAAGATGGCGGTTCTGGCCATCCTCTGCCTGCCGCTCGCCATGCTGGCGTTTACGGCAACGGCCACGGTTCTACCCTCGGCGGTGGCGTCGATCGGAACGGCCGGGCCGCATGGCTTCTCCGAAATCCTCTATGCCTATACCTCGGCAGCCGCCAATAACGGCTCGGCTTTCGGCGGTCTGACCGGCAATACCACCTGGTACAACATCACGCTTGGTCTCGGCATGCTGATGGGGCGTTTTCTGGTCATCATTCCGGCACTCGCCATTGCCGGCTCGCTGGTCACCAAAAAGACTGTTCCAGCATCGGCAGGCACCTTCCCGACCGATGGCCCGCTCTTCGTCGGCCTGCTTGTCGGCACGATCCTGATTGTCGGCGGCCTTACCTTCCTGCCAGCGCTCGCGCTCGGCCCCGTTGCCGAACATCTTGTCATGGCGGCAGGCCAGCTCTTCTGA
- the kdpF gene encoding K(+)-transporting ATPase subunit F, with the protein MTFDYILSGAVTIFIAAYLTYALIRPERF; encoded by the coding sequence ATGACCTTCGATTACATCCTGAGCGGTGCCGTCACGATCTTTATCGCCGCCTATCTCACCTATGCTCTCATTCGCCCCGAACGCTTTTGA
- a CDS encoding asparaginase, whose product MSGQGASPLVAVIATGGTIASRRGADGASTPCLSGEDLLALVPQVNARLKPVDLMAKDSSSLTLADMQRISDAVGIELSDPAVTGIVVLHGTDAMEESSLLVHVQHALAKPVVFTGAQFTADHRQADGPANLARAIETALDQRNAEKGVLLSFGGRCLPAWGLYKLSADAADAFRSARPLIQAVAPKLAASVTDTRVDIVAIHPGCDATHIDASLEAGAKGIVLAALGSGNANPLIAEAVKRCAERGVPVVVSSRVPEGQLVASYGGGGGGHDLVAVGAVHSSTLRPGQARILLAALLAGNSSAETIVSAFSEPLSH is encoded by the coding sequence TTGAGCGGGCAGGGCGCATCTCCACTGGTGGCGGTCATCGCCACCGGTGGCACCATCGCCAGCCGGCGTGGTGCCGATGGCGCCAGCACCCCCTGCCTTTCCGGCGAGGACCTGCTGGCGCTGGTTCCGCAGGTCAATGCGCGGCTGAAGCCCGTCGATCTGATGGCGAAGGATTCTTCCAGCCTGACCTTGGCCGACATGCAACGCATCAGCGATGCTGTTGGCATCGAACTCAGCGATCCCGCCGTGACGGGTATCGTCGTTTTGCATGGAACTGACGCGATGGAAGAGTCGTCGCTGCTCGTCCATGTGCAGCACGCCCTTGCCAAACCGGTGGTCTTCACCGGCGCGCAGTTTACGGCAGACCACAGGCAAGCGGACGGACCGGCCAATCTGGCGCGGGCCATAGAAACGGCACTCGATCAGCGGAATGCTGAAAAGGGTGTGCTCCTTTCTTTTGGTGGTCGTTGTCTGCCGGCCTGGGGGCTTTACAAGCTGAGTGCGGATGCGGCGGATGCCTTCCGTTCGGCGCGCCCGTTGATCCAGGCCGTAGCGCCGAAGCTTGCTGCTTCCGTCACGGATACCAGGGTCGATATCGTCGCCATCCATCCCGGCTGTGACGCGACCCATATCGATGCGAGCCTTGAAGCTGGTGCGAAAGGCATCGTGCTTGCAGCACTCGGTTCCGGCAATGCCAATCCGCTAATCGCTGAAGCGGTGAAGCGCTGCGCCGAACGTGGCGTACCCGTCGTGGTTTCCAGCCGTGTGCCGGAAGGACAGCTGGTTGCAAGTTATGGCGGCGGCGGCGGCGGGCATGATCTCGTAGCTGTGGGTGCCGTGCATTCATCCACGCTCCGGCCGGGGCAGGCCCGCATTCTGCTGGCGGCGCTGCTTGCCGGCAACAGTTCGGCGGAAACCATCGTATCCGCCTTTAGTGAGCCGCTCTCTCATTAA
- a CDS encoding FadR/GntR family transcriptional regulator, giving the protein MGGLSDWLAEAQPINRKNAAEAVFDDIRSAITSGQLAVGTRLPAESNLAVRYGVSRPIIREALRSLQTLGLTQTRTGSGTYVMTPTPPSELSYGAYSARDLIEARPFIEVPAAGWAAVRRTDAQLAALLDLCDRMDAEERPHPWVLLDGQFHCAIAEASANGLFAKVVADAREALSQQSEMVNLMAGRRVASNFEHRRIVEAIRRNSAPEAREAMELHLGQVKQVVTTIIGEDRLRQP; this is encoded by the coding sequence ATGGGCGGGTTGTCGGATTGGCTTGCGGAGGCACAGCCGATCAATCGCAAGAATGCCGCGGAAGCGGTGTTCGATGATATCCGTTCCGCCATCACCTCGGGTCAGCTTGCGGTCGGTACCCGGCTGCCTGCCGAGTCCAACCTGGCGGTGCGATATGGCGTCAGCCGGCCGATCATCCGCGAGGCGCTACGGTCGCTTCAGACTCTTGGCCTGACGCAGACCCGTACCGGCAGCGGCACCTATGTGATGACGCCGACACCGCCTTCCGAATTGAGTTATGGCGCCTACTCCGCCCGCGATCTGATCGAGGCCCGGCCCTTCATCGAGGTGCCGGCCGCCGGCTGGGCGGCAGTGAGGCGCACGGATGCACAACTGGCCGCCCTGCTAGACCTCTGCGACCGGATGGACGCCGAAGAGAGGCCGCATCCCTGGGTGTTGCTCGACGGGCAATTTCACTGCGCCATCGCGGAAGCTTCGGCCAACGGACTATTCGCCAAGGTGGTGGCCGATGCCCGCGAAGCGCTTTCCCAGCAGTCCGAGATGGTCAATCTGATGGCGGGCCGCCGTGTCGCCTCGAATTTTGAGCACCGCCGGATCGTCGAAGCGATCCGGCGGAATTCAGCACCCGAGGCGCGTGAGGCGATGGAGCTTCACCTCGGCCAGGTGAAGCAGGTAGTGACGACGATCATCGGCGAAGATCGGCTTCGCCAGCCGTAA
- a CDS encoding aspartate ammonia-lyase, translating to MSVTRREHDLLGTKEIPADVYWGVHTARAVENFKITGVTIGHNPYLVRGLAYVKEAAARANHELGLIDKERMEAIAEACREIRAGALHEQFVVDEIQGGAGTSTNMNANEVIANRALELLGHEKGDYARLHPNDHVNLSQSTNDAYPTAINVGLIEAIDDLAASMGVLKDAFDRKAQEFAGFIKIGRTQLQDAVPMTLGQEFRTFVVMLGEDQARLIESAALLHEINLGATAIGTGLNAPRGYAELACQHLAELTGRPLVTAADLIEATQDPGAFVHLSGVLKRVAVKLSKTCNDLRLLSSGPRAGIGEITLPSVQAGSSIMPGKINPVIPEVVNQVAYAVIGNDITITMAAEAGQLQLNAFEPIIVRALSQSISQLSAACRTLAERCVEGIVANPAIMAQRVEESIGLATALNPLIGYYAATEVAKEALASGRTVPQVVLERGYLTEAQLQQALSPRHLANLPALTVTAGEADLRR from the coding sequence GTGAGTGTGACGCGCAGGGAGCATGATTTGCTCGGGACCAAGGAAATTCCGGCTGATGTCTATTGGGGCGTGCACACCGCGCGCGCGGTGGAAAACTTCAAGATCACGGGGGTGACCATCGGCCACAACCCTTATCTCGTCAGGGGACTGGCCTACGTGAAGGAGGCGGCCGCACGCGCAAATCACGAACTCGGCCTCATCGACAAGGAGCGCATGGAAGCGATCGCGGAAGCCTGCCGCGAAATCCGCGCCGGCGCGCTGCACGAGCAATTCGTGGTGGATGAAATCCAGGGCGGAGCCGGCACCTCCACCAACATGAATGCCAATGAGGTCATCGCCAACCGTGCGCTTGAACTGCTCGGTCACGAAAAAGGCGATTATGCCCGTCTTCACCCGAATGATCATGTCAATCTCAGCCAGTCGACCAACGACGCCTATCCGACGGCGATCAATGTCGGGCTGATCGAGGCAATCGACGATCTGGCGGCCTCCATGGGCGTGCTGAAAGACGCCTTCGACCGCAAGGCGCAGGAATTTGCCGGCTTTATCAAGATCGGCCGCACGCAATTGCAGGACGCCGTGCCGATGACGCTCGGCCAGGAATTCCGTACTTTCGTGGTGATGCTCGGCGAAGACCAGGCCCGCCTGATCGAATCCGCCGCCCTGCTGCACGAAATCAATCTCGGCGCCACCGCCATCGGGACCGGGCTCAATGCGCCGCGCGGTTATGCCGAGCTTGCCTGCCAGCATCTGGCTGAGCTGACCGGCCGGCCGCTCGTCACGGCAGCAGACCTGATCGAAGCCACACAGGACCCCGGCGCCTTCGTGCACCTTTCCGGCGTGCTGAAACGTGTGGCCGTCAAGCTGTCGAAGACCTGCAACGATCTTCGCCTGCTCTCCTCCGGCCCGCGCGCCGGCATCGGCGAAATCACCCTGCCGTCGGTTCAGGCAGGTTCCAGCATCATGCCGGGCAAGATCAACCCGGTCATTCCCGAAGTGGTCAATCAAGTCGCCTATGCTGTCATCGGCAACGACATCACCATCACCATGGCGGCCGAAGCCGGACAGCTGCAGTTGAACGCTTTTGAACCGATCATCGTGCGGGCATTGTCGCAGAGCATCAGCCAGCTCAGCGCCGCCTGCCGCACACTGGCGGAACGTTGCGTCGAGGGCATCGTCGCAAATCCCGCCATCATGGCGCAGCGCGTGGAAGAATCGATCGGTCTCGCCACCGCGCTCAATCCGCTGATCGGCTATTACGCGGCGACGGAAGTGGCGAAAGAGGCGCTTGCCAGCGGCCGCACCGTGCCGCAGGTGGTTCTGGAACGGGGTTATCTGACGGAAGCGCAATTGCAGCAGGCGCTTAGCCCGCGTCATCTTGCCAACCTGCCCGCCCTTACAGTTACGGCTGGCGAAGCCGATCTTCGCCGATGA
- the kdpB gene encoding potassium-transporting ATPase subunit KdpB: MSQSKQASILDSRILVPAIADAFKKLNPRTLARNPVMFVVATVSVLTTVLFIRDLITGGANLAFSFQINLWLWFTVLFANFAEAVAEGRGKAQADSLRKTRTETQAKLLTGDDRSQYKMVAGDSLKVNDVVLVEAGDIIPSDGEVIEGVASVNEAAITGESAPVIRESGGDRSAVTGGTQVLSDWIRVRITAAAGSTFLDRMISLVEGAERQKTPNEIALNILLAGMTLIFVLATATIPSFAAYAGGSIPIIVLVALFVTLIPTTIGALLSAIGIAGMDRLVRFNVLAMSGRAVEAAGDVDTLLLDKTGTITLGNRQATEFRPIPGVSEQELADAAQLASLADETPEGRSIVVLAKEKYGIRARDMQKLHASFVPFTAQTRMSGVDFEGASIRKGAVDAVLAYVDGGALQHGNAALALKTETDATRAIRAIAEDIAKAGGTPLAVVRDGKLLGVVQLKDIVKGGIRERFAELRRMGIRTVMITGDNPMTAAAIAAEAGVDDFLAQATPENKLELIREEQAKGKLVAMCGDGTNDAPALAQADVGVAMNTGTVAAREAGNMVDLDSDPTKLIEIVEIGKQLLMTRGALTTFSIANDIAKYFAIIPAMFLALYPQLGVLNVMGLSTPQSAILSAIIFNALIIIALIPLSLKGVKYRPIGAGALLSRNLVIYGLGGIIVPFIGIKAIDLAITALGLA, encoded by the coding sequence ATGAGCCAGTCCAAACAAGCGAGCATCCTCGATTCTCGCATTCTCGTGCCGGCCATCGCCGACGCATTCAAAAAGCTCAACCCACGCACACTTGCGCGTAACCCGGTCATGTTCGTCGTGGCGACGGTGTCGGTGCTGACAACGGTGCTATTCATCCGCGACCTCATAACCGGCGGCGCCAATCTCGCCTTTTCCTTCCAGATCAATCTCTGGCTCTGGTTCACCGTGCTGTTTGCCAATTTCGCCGAAGCCGTCGCCGAAGGGCGCGGCAAGGCGCAGGCGGATTCCCTGCGCAAGACCCGCACGGAAACCCAGGCGAAACTTCTGACCGGCGATGATCGCAGCCAGTATAAAATGGTTGCGGGCGACAGTCTGAAGGTGAACGATGTCGTTCTCGTCGAGGCGGGCGACATCATCCCTTCCGACGGTGAAGTCATCGAAGGTGTCGCCTCCGTCAACGAGGCGGCGATCACAGGCGAATCCGCCCCCGTCATCCGCGAATCCGGCGGCGACCGCTCGGCGGTTACCGGCGGCACGCAGGTTCTATCGGACTGGATAAGGGTGCGCATCACCGCTGCTGCCGGCTCCACCTTCCTCGACCGGATGATTTCGCTGGTCGAAGGTGCCGAGCGCCAGAAGACGCCGAACGAGATCGCGCTCAACATCCTGCTGGCCGGCATGACGTTGATCTTCGTTCTCGCCACCGCGACCATTCCAAGTTTCGCGGCCTATGCGGGCGGTTCCATTCCGATCATCGTGCTGGTGGCGCTGTTCGTCACGCTTATCCCCACCACCATCGGCGCGCTTCTGTCCGCTATCGGCATTGCCGGCATGGACAGGCTGGTGCGTTTCAACGTGCTCGCTATGTCCGGCCGCGCCGTCGAGGCGGCGGGGGATGTCGACACGCTGCTGCTCGACAAGACCGGCACCATCACGCTTGGCAACCGGCAGGCGACGGAATTCCGCCCCATCCCCGGCGTCTCCGAGCAGGAACTTGCCGATGCCGCGCAGCTCGCCTCGCTTGCCGACGAAACGCCGGAAGGCCGCTCGATCGTGGTGCTGGCCAAGGAAAAATACGGCATCCGTGCCCGCGACATGCAGAAGCTGCACGCCAGCTTCGTGCCCTTCACCGCCCAGACCCGCATGAGCGGCGTCGATTTCGAAGGTGCCTCCATCCGCAAGGGCGCGGTTGATGCGGTTCTTGCCTATGTCGATGGCGGCGCTCTGCAACATGGCAATGCGGCGCTTGCCCTCAAAACCGAAACGGATGCCACGCGGGCTATCCGCGCAATAGCGGAAGACATCGCAAAGGCCGGCGGCACGCCGCTTGCGGTGGTGCGTGATGGCAAGCTGCTCGGCGTCGTGCAACTGAAGGATATCGTCAAGGGCGGTATTCGCGAACGTTTCGCCGAGCTTCGCCGCATGGGCATCCGCACCGTCATGATCACCGGCGATAATCCGATGACGGCCGCGGCAATAGCGGCGGAAGCGGGCGTCGATGATTTCCTCGCCCAGGCAACGCCGGAAAACAAGCTGGAGCTTATCCGCGAGGAACAGGCCAAGGGCAAGCTCGTCGCCATGTGCGGCGATGGCACCAATGACGCGCCGGCGCTGGCGCAGGCGGATGTCGGCGTGGCCATGAACACCGGCACGGTGGCGGCGCGCGAGGCCGGCAACATGGTCGATCTCGACAGCGATCCCACCAAGCTCATCGAGATCGTCGAAATCGGCAAGCAATTGCTGATGACGCGCGGTGCGCTGACGACGTTCTCCATCGCCAACGATATCGCCAAATATTTCGCCATCATCCCGGCGATGTTCCTGGCGCTCTATCCACAGCTTGGCGTTCTGAACGTGATGGGGCTTTCGACGCCGCAGAGCGCGATTTTGTCGGCCATCATCTTCAACGCGCTCATCATCATCGCGCTCATCC
- a CDS encoding amino acid permease, which translates to MHSGKTAPAEREVFVEEDLGYHKALKPRQIQMIAIGGAIGTGLFLGAGGRLAQAGPALVFVYALCGFFAFLVLRALGELIMHRPSSGSFVSYAREFYGEKMAFAAGWMYWLNWAMTSVADVTAVALYMNFFKQYVPWLAGIDQWVFAMTALLVVLAMNMLSVKVFGELEFWFSLIKVLALAIFLVVGVYFVIFGTPIEGHVTGFSLITDNGGFFPNGILPAFVIIQGVVFAYASIELIGTAAGETEDPRKVMPRAIRAVVLRLVVFYVGSVLLFTLLLPYTAYKAGESPFVTFFGSIGVEGADVIMNLVVLTAVLSSLNAGLYSTGRILHSMAVSGSAPAALAKMNKNGVPYGGIAVTAVVTVLGVALNAVVPSSAFEIALNLSALGIICAWAVIVLCQLRLWQLSQRGEIVRPDFRMFGAPYTGILTLIFLFGVLVLMAFDYPVGSWTIASLIVIIPALVIGWYLLRDRIYRLAAERAGSGVSH; encoded by the coding sequence ATGCATTCTGGAAAAACGGCACCCGCCGAACGTGAGGTCTTCGTTGAAGAGGATCTCGGTTACCATAAAGCCCTGAAGCCGCGCCAAATTCAGATGATTGCCATCGGTGGCGCCATCGGAACGGGTCTCTTTCTGGGTGCCGGCGGGCGTCTCGCGCAGGCTGGTCCGGCGCTGGTTTTCGTTTATGCGCTCTGCGGTTTCTTCGCGTTTCTGGTACTGCGCGCGCTCGGTGAGCTGATCATGCATCGCCCGAGCTCCGGCTCCTTCGTCTCCTATGCCCGCGAATTCTACGGCGAGAAGATGGCCTTTGCGGCCGGCTGGATGTATTGGCTAAACTGGGCCATGACCTCGGTGGCGGATGTAACCGCCGTCGCGCTCTACATGAATTTCTTCAAGCAATATGTTCCGTGGCTCGCCGGCATCGACCAGTGGGTATTCGCGATGACGGCGCTTCTGGTCGTGCTGGCGATGAACATGCTGTCGGTCAAGGTGTTCGGCGAACTTGAATTCTGGTTCAGCCTGATCAAGGTTCTGGCGCTCGCCATTTTCCTCGTCGTTGGCGTCTACTTCGTTATTTTCGGCACGCCCATCGAGGGTCACGTCACCGGCTTCAGCCTGATTACGGACAATGGCGGCTTTTTCCCGAATGGCATTCTTCCCGCCTTCGTCATTATTCAGGGCGTGGTATTTGCCTATGCCTCAATCGAGCTGATCGGCACGGCGGCGGGCGAAACCGAAGACCCGCGCAAGGTCATGCCGCGCGCCATCCGCGCCGTCGTCCTGCGCCTCGTGGTGTTTTACGTCGGCTCCGTGCTGCTGTTTACGCTGCTTTTGCCCTACACCGCCTACAAGGCCGGCGAGAGCCCGTTCGTGACCTTCTTCGGCTCCATCGGTGTAGAGGGCGCTGACGTGATCATGAACCTCGTCGTTCTGACCGCCGTGTTGTCCTCGCTTAATGCCGGCCTTTATTCCACCGGCCGCATTCTCCACTCCATGGCGGTTTCCGGTTCGGCTCCGGCGGCGCTCGCGAAGATGAACAAGAACGGCGTGCCCTATGGCGGCATCGCGGTCACCGCCGTCGTCACGGTTCTCGGTGTGGCTTTGAACGCAGTCGTTCCCTCTTCCGCCTTCGAGATCGCGCTCAACCTTTCGGCGCTCGGCATCATCTGCGCATGGGCCGTCATCGTGCTCTGCCAGTTGAGGCTCTGGCAGCTTTCGCAGCGCGGTGAGATTGTGCGTCCGGATTTCCGCATGTTCGGCGCGCCCTATACCGGCATCCTCACGCTCATCTTCCTGTTCGGTGTGCTGGTGCTGATGGCCTTTGACTATCCCGTTGGTTCGTGGACGATCGCCTCGCTGATCGTCATCATCCCGGCGCTGGTCATCGGCTGGTATCTGCTGCGCGACCGCATCTATCGACTGGCCGCTGAACGGGCAGGATCGGGAGTGTCGCATTGA